A section of the Veillonella criceti genome encodes:
- a CDS encoding FAD-binding protein, with the protein MEQFDVLVVGSGGAGQRAALEAAHQEGLRVALITKIFPSRSATAMAQGGINGVLNNVAKEDTIEDHIFDTVKGSDYLADQDAVEFFINRCPELIKELDYFGVPFSRTSENKIAQRNFGGQAYPRTCYSADKTGHVILHTLYEQCLKENVHFLQDWYLLDIVKTDDGAVGGVVAWNMKEGRVEKIATTALVIATGGAGRMYWTRTSNPYLSTGDGMAACFRAGVALKDPEMVQFHPTGLGKSGILMSEAVRGEGGYLLNNKGERFMKDYAPSKMELAPRDVVAKAIETEIAEGRGFGTGLDAYVVADVRHLPKEVILEKLHGIRDLAITFEHADPLVQPIPIRPTCHYSMGGIDVNDYKTCGTCVPGLFAAGEAACVSIHGANRLGGNSLADAVVFGKVAGEGAVDYVKNNAAKDATKALNDAANSWEQKFREVTGRTTGRPISEIRDEMALSMWNNVGIFREEKKMELELETLNRLIEEYKTCYVGDTNRTFNMAFVNYIEVGSLLTVAKAVTLGALRRKESRGSHLREDFAKRDDANFLNHTVIKLKEDGEYEVGQSEVVITRFEPKERTY; encoded by the coding sequence ATGGAACAGTTTGATGTTCTAGTAGTAGGCAGCGGCGGAGCTGGCCAACGAGCAGCTTTAGAAGCAGCTCATCAAGAAGGTTTGCGCGTTGCTCTTATTACCAAAATTTTCCCTAGTCGTTCTGCAACGGCTATGGCTCAAGGCGGTATTAATGGCGTATTAAACAATGTGGCAAAAGAAGACACTATTGAAGATCATATCTTTGATACTGTAAAAGGTAGTGACTATCTTGCTGACCAGGATGCTGTTGAATTCTTTATCAACCGTTGTCCTGAATTAATCAAAGAACTTGATTATTTTGGTGTACCATTCTCCCGTACTAGTGAAAACAAAATTGCACAACGTAATTTCGGTGGTCAGGCATATCCTCGTACATGCTATAGTGCCGATAAAACGGGTCACGTAATTTTGCATACCTTGTATGAACAATGCTTAAAGGAAAATGTACATTTCCTTCAAGATTGGTACTTATTAGACATCGTAAAAACTGACGACGGCGCTGTAGGTGGGGTTGTTGCTTGGAACATGAAAGAAGGCCGTGTAGAAAAAATCGCGACTACTGCACTCGTAATCGCTACTGGTGGTGCTGGTCGTATGTATTGGACACGTACTTCTAATCCTTACCTCTCCACTGGTGACGGTATGGCAGCATGCTTCCGCGCTGGTGTAGCTTTGAAAGACCCTGAAATGGTTCAGTTCCATCCAACTGGTCTTGGTAAGAGCGGTATCTTAATGTCCGAAGCTGTTCGTGGTGAAGGTGGTTACCTCTTAAACAATAAAGGGGAACGTTTTATGAAGGACTATGCGCCTAGTAAAATGGAATTAGCACCTCGTGATGTAGTAGCAAAAGCTATCGAAACTGAAATTGCAGAAGGTCGTGGCTTTGGTACTGGTCTTGATGCTTATGTAGTAGCTGACGTTCGTCACTTACCAAAAGAAGTCATTCTTGAAAAACTTCATGGTATCCGTGATTTGGCTATCACTTTCGAACATGCTGACCCATTAGTTCAACCAATTCCAATTCGTCCAACTTGTCACTATTCTATGGGCGGTATTGATGTAAACGATTATAAAACTTGCGGTACTTGCGTACCTGGTTTATTCGCTGCTGGCGAAGCTGCTTGTGTATCTATCCACGGTGCTAACCGTCTTGGTGGTAACTCCTTGGCAGACGCTGTTGTATTTGGTAAAGTAGCTGGTGAAGGCGCTGTAGATTATGTTAAAAATAATGCAGCTAAAGATGCTACTAAAGCTCTTAACGATGCAGCTAACAGCTGGGAACAGAAATTCCGTGAAGTAACTGGTCGTACAACTGGTCGTCCTATTTCTGAAATTCGTGATGAAATGGCGCTTTCCATGTGGAATAACGTAGGTATCTTCCGCGAAGAAAAGAAAATGGAATTAGAATTAGAAACTTTGAATCGTTTGATTGAAGAATATAAAACTTGCTACGTTGGCGATACTAACCGTACGTTCAATATGGCTTTCGTAAACTACATCGAAGTAGGTAGCTTATTAACAGTGGCTAAAGCTGTTACTTTGGGCGCTCTTCGTCGTAAAGAAAGTCGTGGTAGTCACCTTCGTGAAGACTTCGCGAAACGTGATGATGCTAACTTCTTAAATCATACTGTAATTAAACTTAAAGAAGATGGCGAATACGAAGTGGGTCAGAGTGAAGTTGTAATCACTCGCTTCGAACCAAAAGAAAGGACGTACTAA